One stretch of Rhizoctonia solani chromosome 8, complete sequence DNA includes these proteins:
- a CDS encoding cytochrome P450 family protein — protein sequence MSHTIKWGAGLSVALRSLPALIFPPAISIITPTLLAQTVPLDSRPELLQEFLGLPVLVQAAAIWVGFVVLRNLIQRLQRRADRRRLGPDVIEVPRVKLSWPWNLDFIPLSIRTREAGYCGEPFGQLASEYGYTFNLGLFGEDQIVTIEPENIKAILSTDFNSFEKGPKVQEKMESVLGKGIFNSDGDMWKFHRGMTRPYFSRDRISHFNNFARHSDLAISKILARLNEPARPGLPMAVDIQDLVGRFTLDSGTEFLFGRDVCSLESPLPYPQEKPKDGAASFSMAFGRAQDFMAHRFSLAELWAWLELFWNRTEQDMDIINAFVTPLLTNKLEEKRALGSDVKSNSVTSDGVANELEEAQDTLLDHLLRLTDDISVIKDELINILVAARDTTASTLTFAVYLLAENPQVMAKLREEVLNRLGASNHPTSEDFKQMKYLRAVLNETLRLFPAVPMNERAAAKSTVLHSGGKKYYVPAGAKRKDLWGPDAEDFDPERWLDERLKKYVTPNPFIFLPFNAGPRICLGQQFAYNEASYFLSRLLQRVESIELVPDAFQDGTLPPPEWKNGEGRKAYEKVWPKSHLTIYCNGGLWVRMKEATPATE from the exons ATGTCTCACACTATCAAATGGGGAGCCGGGCTCTCGGTCGCTCTACGGTCGCTCCCAGCTTTAATTTTTCCTCCAGCCATTTCTATCATTACTCCTACTCTACTCGCCCAAACCGTGCCTCTAGATTCCAGACCTGAGCTTTTACAAGAATTTCTAGGATTGCCAGTCCTGGTTCAAGCCGCTGCTATTTGGGTTGGCTTTGTTGTCTTGCGGAACTTGATTCAGCGGTTACAGCGTCGTGCCGATAGAAGGCGCCTTGGTCCCGATGTAATCGAAGTACCGCGGGTAAAACTAAGTTGGCCGTGGAATCTTGACTTTATTCCATTGTCGATTCGTACTCGCGAAGCTG GTTATTGCGGGGAGCCATTCGGTCAGCTTGCCAGTGAGTATGGCTATACATTCAACCTAGGATTGTTCGGAGAAGATCAG ATTGTGACCATCGAGCCCGAGAATATCAAAGCTATACTGAGCACTGATTTTAATAGTTTTGAGAAAG GACCTAAAGTTCAGGAGAAGATGGAGAGTGTTCTAGGAAAGGGCATTTTTAATTCTGATG GCGACATGTGGAAATTCCATCGTGGAATGACTCGGCCGTATTTCTCCCGTGACCGCATCTCCCACTTCAACAATTTCGCCCGTCACTCTGACCTCGCCATCTCTAAAATTCTCGCTCGACTCAACGAGCCTGCTCGACCTGGCTTGCCTATGGCGGTGGACATCCAGGATCTGGTCGGTCGATTCACTCTCGATTCCGGAACCGAGTTCTTGTTTGGCCGAGACGTTTGTTCCCTCGAGTCGCCCCTACCTTATCCACAAGAAAAACCCAAAGACGGTGCGGCATCGTTTTCGATGGCATTTGGGCGTGCACAGGACTTCATGGCACATCGTTTCTCATTAGCGGAACTGTGGGCATGGCTAGAGCTTTTCTGGAATCGTACGGAACAAGACATGGACATCATCAACGCATTTGTGACCCCGCTATTAACGAATAAATTGGAAGAGAAACGAGCACTTGGATCGGATGTAAAATCTAACTCTGTGACGAGCGATGGCGTTGCGAATGAATTAGAAGAAGCCCAGGATACTTTATTAGATCATTTGCTTCGGCTAACCGATG ACATCTCCGTGATCAAAGACGAGCTCATCAACATCCTGGTAGCCGCTCGTGATACA ACAGCTTCGACCTTAACGTTTGCGGTGTATTTACTAGCTGAGAACCCTCAAGTCATGGCGAAACTCCGTGAAGAGGTTCTCAATCGCCTGGGAGCATCCAACCATCCTACCTCGGAAGACTTCAAGCAGATGAAGTATCTGAGGGCTGTATTGAATGAAACTCTGAG GCTATTCCCAGCTGTACCCATGAACGAGCGTGCTGCCGCCAAGTCCACGGTTTTGCATTCTGGGGGAAAGAAGTACTATGTCCCAGCTGGAGCCAA ACGCAAAGATCTCTGGGGT CCGGATGCTGAAGATTTTGACCCCGAACGATGGCTAGATGAACGATTAAAGAAATACGTGACCCCAAACCCGTTCATTTTCCTGCCCTTCAACGCGGGTCCCCGTATC TGCCTTGGTCAACAATTTGCATACAA CGAAGCCtcgtacttcctttctcgcCTTCTGCAGCGCGTAGAGTCGATTGAACTTGTTCCCGATGCCTTTCAAGACGGCACTCTGCCACCGCCTGAGTGGAAGAACGGAGAAGGCCGCAAGGCCTATGAGAAGGTGTGGCCGAAGAGCCATCTGACAATCTACTGCAAT GGTGGGCTCTGGGTCAGGATGAAGGAAGCTACTCCGGCTACAGAATAA
- a CDS encoding ribosomal protein S3, C-terminal domain, with protein MASQISKKRKFVADGVFRAELGEFFTRELAEEGYSGCEVRVTHARTEIIIRATRTQDVLGEKGRRIRELTSLIQKRFKFPENSLDLYAEKVQSRGLSAVAQCESLRYKLLGGLAVRRACYGVLRFVMESGAKGCEVVVSGKLRAARAKSMKFTDGFMIHSGQPARDFVDYAVRHVLLRQGVLGIKVKIMKGWDPTGNLGPKKPLPDTVTIQEPPIDKVVAEPTSEHAGAAEPISAPAPAAEDYGVTEEATYGDAPAEEQPTA; from the exons ATGGCGTCTCAAATCTCCAAGAAAAGAAAATTCGTAGCCGACGGTGTCTTCCGCGCCGAACTCGGTGAATTCTTCACCCGCGAACTGGCCGAGGAGGGATACTCTGGATGTGAAGTCCGTGTCACGCACGCCCGGACCGAA ATTATCATCCGTGCGACTCGTACCCAAGACGTGTTGGGTGAAAAGGGACGCAGGATCAGGGAGCTCACGTCGCTTATCCAAAAGCGGTTCAAGTTCCCCGAAAACTCGCTCGATCTGTATGCTGAAAAGGTGCAGAGCCGTGGTCTTTCGGCTGTTGCGCAGTGCGAGTCGTTGCGGTACAAGTTATTGGGTGGACTCGCTGTTCGTCG TGCATGCTATGGTGTGCTCCGATTCGTTATGGAGTCTGGTGCCAAGGGTTGCGAAGTCGTCGTTTCTGGCAAGTTGCGCGCTGCTCGTGCCAAGTCGATGAAGTTCACCGACG GCTTCATGATTCACTCTGGTCAGCCCGCTCGTGACTTTGTGGACTATGCTGTCCGACACGTTCTCCTCCGTCAGGGTGTTTTGGGTATCAAAGTCAAGAT CATGAAGGGCTGGGACCCTACTGGCAACCTTGGCCCCAAGAAGCCTTTGCCGGATACCGTCACGATCCAGGAGCCTCCTATTGACAAGGTCGTTGCGGAGCCCACGTCCGAGCACGCTGGTGCCGCCGAGCCCATTTCCGCACCTGCACCT GCCGCAGAGGACTATGGTGTCACGGAGGAGGCGACATACGGGGATGCTCCTGCCGAGGAACAACCGACTGCTTGA
- a CDS encoding coproporphyrinogen III oxidase, which yields MSSMRSRISDFVRSLQEEIVLALESLDPEGPKFVRDSWTRPEGGSGLSCVLQGTDKPRDNLSSAAPPFAPLEKAGVNISIINGRLPPAAIAHMRADHAGLPIDTKNIPPAGLPFFVAGLSLVIHPRSPHAPTVHANWRYFEIDEADVDPSDESTDRTPLAWWFGGGSDLTPSYLYPEDCVHFHKTIQDACTPFGKDLYPAMKAWCDEYFYIPHRKEARGIGGIFFDDMSSHNTHRIDIHADPSPRPRSAEECFAFIQSLGKSFVPGYLPIMHRRAFTPWTEEERQWQLIRRGRYVEFNLVVDRGTKFGLQTPSARIESILMTLPETARWEYMSEVGAQSGSREAQMLEVLATPRNWV from the exons atgtCGTCCATGCGCAGCAGGATATCCGATTTCGTACGATCGCTCCAAGAGGAAATCGTCCTCGCGCTCGAATCCCTAGACCCCGAAGGCCCGAAATTCGTACGCGACTCGTGGACCCGACCCGAGGGAGGGAGCGGCCTCTCGTGCGTGCTCCAGGGAACAGACAAACCGCGGGACAACTTGTCGTCGGCCGCACCGCCGTTTGCGCCGCTGGAAAAGGCCGGTGTGAACATTTCGATTATTAATGGCCGCTTGCCCCCCGCTGCCATTGCGCACATGCGAGCGGACCACGCGGGGCTCCCGATCGATACGAAGAACATCCCGCCTGCTGGCTTGCCGTTTTTTGTTGCTGGCTTGAGTCTGGTCATTCATCCTCGGAGTCCGCATGCCCCCACGGTTCATGCCAATTGGCGGTATTTCGAGATTGACGAGGCGGATGTGGATCCTTCTGACGAGTCGACGG ATCGGACGCCGCTTGCATGGTGGTTTGGCGGAGGCTCGGATCTGACCCCATCGTACCTCTACCCAGAAGACTGCGTCCACTTTCACAAGACGATCCAAGACGCGTGCACGCCCTTTGGAAAAGATCTGTATCCTGCAATGAAAGCGTGGTGCGACGAGTACTTTTACATTCCTCATCGCAAG GAAGCACGCGGGATCGGAGGGATATTCTTCGACGACATGAGCTCGCACAACACTCACCGTATCGATATCCACGCCGACCCGAGTCCACGACCCCGATCCGCCGAGGAATGCTTTGCATTTATCCAATCCCTCGGAAAATCTTTCGTTCCTGGTTATTTACCCATCATGCACCGTCGGGCCTTTACGCCCTGGACCGAAGAGGAGCGTCAGTGGCAGCTGATTCGTCGAGGGCGCTATGTCGAGTTCAACCTCGTCGTCGACCG CGGGACTAAATTTGGATTGCAAACGCCGAGCGCGCGCATCGAGTCTATTCTGATGACGTTGCCCGAGACTGCACGGTGGGAATACATGTCAGAGGTTGGCGCCCAGAGCGGGTCCAGGGAGGCTCAGATGCTCGAAGTGCTGGCGACGCCGAGAAACTGGGTTTAG
- a CDS encoding ubiquinol-cytochrome C chaperone domain-containing protein, whose protein sequence is MSMTLRVSRTLSRVPTRTLVRLYASQPPEAAEKKDKGPTTLVHPPSPPLEYDRHRSPISSLSKNPWVIRAVKAIAPFMGYYSKTTTAIRETRPMYAKCGERLEQETDFLYKECALPPTYQTWFQFTLLHVLILTARLRALPPDDSRTYQAELINHFFLDIEHRMRAVLGPKVPERIVKGYLNEMRDQWRGGGVAFDLGIIDTDATLAGMIWRNLFASRGAPPPPPSSSSSNSSLQDGKERRVLLASAQDIELPSSLYKFVVHVRRELKRLEGISDEDIKLGHIGEWGAVSSIQAPEGAVDYEAWQATGQTIRTGGKQAAASG, encoded by the exons ATGTCTATGACTCTACGGGTGTCGAGAACGTTATCCAGAGTTCCTACTCGGACCCTCGTCCGGCTCTATGCCTCCCAACCACCCGAAGCAGCAGAAAAGAAAGACAAGGGCCCGACGACACTGGTCCACCCACCTTCTCCACCACTCGAATACGACAGACACCGTTCTCCCATCTCTTCACTCTCCAAAAACCCATGGGTGATTCGCGCCGTAAAAGCCATCGCACCGTTCATGGGCTACTATTCCAAAACGACAACCGCCATCCGAGAGACGAGGCCCATGTATGCCAAGTGCGGCGAGCGACTTGAACAGGAGACTGATTTCTTGTACAAGG AATGCGCGCTCCCGCCGACGTATCAGACCTGGTTCCAATTCACACTCTTGCACGTTCTCATTCTTACTGCGCGACTACGGGCGCTCCCGCCTGATGATTCAAGGACGTACCAGGCTGAACTCATTAACCATTTTTTCTTGGATATCGAGCATCGGATGAGGGCCGTTCTTG GTCCTAAAGTCCCCGAACGAATCGTCAAGGGATACCTCAACGAAATGCGCGACCAGTGGCGTGGCGGGGGTGTTGCATTCGACCTAGGGATCATTGACACCGACGCCACTCTGGCCGGAATGATCTGGCGCAACCTCTTTGCTTCGCGCGgtgctcctcctcctcctccatcttcatcatcttcaAATTCATCTCTGCAAGACGGAAAGGAGAGAAGGGTCTTGTTGGCGAGTGCGCAGGATATCGAGTTGCCATCGTCGTTGTACAAGTTTGTTGTCCATGTGAGGAGAGAGTTGAAGCGTCTCGAGGGGATATCGGATGAGGATATCAAGTTGGGTCACATTGGAGAGTGGGGGGCG GTATCGTCTATTCAAGCACCCGAGGGAGCGGTGGATTACGAGGCGTGGCAGGCGACGGGGCAGACGATCAGGACGGGAGGAAAGCAGGCTGCTGCGAGTGGATGA
- a CDS encoding UvrD-helicase domain protein, whose translation MKRRLEIGLMRRYSTSMNIPRQMAIKNHLEGLNGPQRQAVMFPPNSPLQILAGPGTGKTRVLTSRLANLVLNHSYLPSSICAVTFTRKASKEMKARLYQYLDSNATEDIKLGTFHSVCLNYLRSYGTMVHVEPGFLVWDEDECILVLRHLSEKAGKDLTKDFLAKELYEMFSNVKEKVKITPGAAIDSMIKEELKRKREDHNSSAHDSPQIQLQSKLLLELYYSYSHTLRASNALDFTDLLSKGLDLLQAVPWAREVGRLKHVLVDEFQDTSSLQYLIVKELFKATRGSISVVGDPDQSIYKWRGADDTVFRQMKKDLPKTKEIYLEENYRSTASIIKTAIDIISQDETRPPKALFTSYTPHGPKPVKKSLDIKHEEEAYIVEEINRIVTNSAETIDYGDCAILFRDNRSADQFSQVLFKAGIPYRQLPEPSLMEQFEVISLIAFLRLAINDAHTPMVIRALKGPLALDEKAITDLMTRSAGHRITLFDALQRVRGGYDRDTNPSCISASNLLTRILRHLRDFMHQGASPADLLHYIIEATNYHEFLMQNFTKNYSRRARNVQRTIQYAKLFKGKKELGPMPVRLFLDFMRELSRVDDFNTGKVTLLTCHSAKGLEWPVVFVPSVVDGVYPHHKSQSISIDEERRLLYVACTRAQCLLYLTRSETKLINQRALTIFATTGIPVEVQQYESEFTEHLLPETYQDEAPTMDTKALDLFRKILGRN comes from the exons ATGAAGAGGCGACTAGAGATTGGACTCATGCGCAGATATTCCACTTCTATGAATATTCCTCGTCAAATGGCGATAAAAAACCATCTAGAAGGTTTGAATGGACCTCAGCGTCAAG CGGTAATGTTTCCGCCAAACAGCCCACTTCAAATACTTGCCGGACCCGGCACTGGAAAAACAAGAGTTCTGACTTCACGCCTGGCTAATCTCGTTCTCAATCATTCGTATCTTCCGTCATCAATATGTGCCGTTACATTCACGAGAAAAGCTTCAAAAGAAATGAAAGCAAGGCTATATCAATACCTTGATTCAAATGCCACTGAAGACATTAAGCTTGGGACTTTTCATAGCGTTTGTTTAAA CTATCTGCGCAGCTACGGGACCATGGTCCACGTAGAACCAGGTTTTTTGGTCTGGGATGAAGACGAATG TATCCTGGTTCTCCGGCATCTTTCAGAAAAAGCAGGCAAAGATCTTACAAAGGATTTTTTAGCTAAAGAATTATACGAAATGTTTTCAAATGTGAAAGAGAAGGTGAAAATCACCCCGGGCGCTGCAATAGATTCCATGATAAAAGAAGAGCTCAAGCGAAAGAGAGAAGACCATAACAGCTCAGCCCACGATAGCCCTCAAATTCAGCTCCAATCAAAGCTTCTCCTTGAGCTCTATTATTCCTATTCTCATACGCTGAGAGCTTCCAACGCACTTGATTTCACAGACTTGCTTAGCAAAGGGCTGGATCTACTTCAGGCTGTACCTTGGGCAAGGGAAGTCGGTCGGTTGAAGCATGTGCTTGTAGACGAATT TCAGGATACAAGCTCACTTCAATATCTGATCGTTAAGGAGCTTTTCAAGGCCACCAGAGGGTCAATAAGTGTGGTTGGCGACCCCGACCAGTCGA TTTACAAGTGGCGAGGAGCAG ATGATACTGTTTTTCGACAAATGAAGAAAG ACCTCCCGAAAACGAAGGAGATATACCTTGAAGAAAACTATCGATCAACCGCCTCAATCATTAAAACTGCAATCGATATCATTTCCCAAG ACGAGACAAGACCACCTAAAGCTCTTTTTACATCTTACACTCCCCATGGCCCCAAGCCCGTAAAAAAAAGCCTCGACATCAAACATGAAGAGGAGGCTTATATTGTCGAGGAAATTAATCGCATAGTCACGAACTCTGCTGAAACTATTGATTACGGAGATTGCGCCATTCTTT TCCGGGACAACCGGTCAGCAGATCAGTTTTCTCAAGTATTGTTCAAGGCTGGCATCCCATATCGACAACTTCCTGAGCCGTCATTAATGGAGCAATTTGAAGTTATAAGTCTGATTGCATTTCTACGGCTCGCAATCAACGATGCGCATACTCCAATGGTAATACGAGCACTGAAAGGGCCGCTTGCGCTTGATGAAAAG GCTATTACGGATCTTATGACTCGCTCTGCCGGGCATCGTATTACCTTGTTTGATGCCTTGCAACGCGTTCGAGGTGGTTATGACCGGGATACTAATCCATCTTGCATAAGCGCCTCAAATCTTTTGACCAGGATACTTCGTCATCTTAGAGACTTCATGCATCAG GGGGCGAGCCCAGCAGATCTGCTTCATTATATCATTGAGGCTACCAATTACCACGAATTTCTCATGCAAAACTTTACGAAGAATTACTCCCGGCGTGCTCGGAATGTACAGCGAACTATACAGTATGCTAAGCTTTTCAAAGGGAAAAAAGAACTTGG GCCAATGCCAGTACGATTGTTCCTTGATTTCATGAGGGAATTGTCTCGAGTCGATGATTTCAATACCGGG AAAGTGACTCTCTTGACTTGTCATTCTGCAAAAGGACTCGAGTGGCCCGTGGTTTTCGTCCCAAGTG TTGTTGATGGTGTATACCCTCATCACAAGTCGCAGTCAATTAGCATCGACGAGGAACG ACGACTTCTCTATGTTGCCTGCACTCGGGCTCAATGTTTACTATACCTAACTCGCTCGGAGACAAAATTGATCAACCAAAGGG
- a CDS encoding cytochrome P450 family protein codes for MEPENIKAILSTDFNSYEKGPLFQQKMDSVLGKGVFNADGDMWKFHRGISRPYFSRDRISHFDNFARHSDIAISKILSRLNESARPGLPVAVDFQDVVARFTLDSGTEFLFGQDVRSLAARLPYPQEKPQDDSASFAVAFGRAQDLLADRFSWAHLWPWLELFWNRTEQEMEVIDAYVTPILKRKLEEKHDLGLHAKSKTVMDGNQLEEAGDTLLDHLVQLTDDISVIKDELINILVAARDTTAATLTFAVYMLAERPQIMAKLREEILSRLGTSNYPTPEDFKEMKYLRAVLNETLRLFPAVPMNERTAVKSTVLHSGGKKYYVPAGANMPYSVIHMHRRKDLWGPDAEDFDPERWLDERLKKYVTPNPFIFLPFNAGPRICLGQQFAYNEASYFLSRLLQRVESIELVPEAFPDGTLPPPEWKNGEGRGVYEKVWPKSHLTIYCNGGLWVKMKEVAQVTE; via the exons ATGGAGCCCGAAAATATTAAAGCTATTTTGAGCACTGATTTCAACAGCTATGAGAAAG GGCCTTTATTTCAGCAGAAGATGGACAGTGTTCTCGGAAAGGGCGTCTTCAATGCTGATG GTGATATGTGGAAGTTCCACCGTGGAATATCTCGACCGTACTTTTCTCGCGACCGCATCTCCCACTTTGATAATTTCGCTCGCCATTCTGACATCGCCATATCGAAGATTCTTTCCAGGCTCAACGAGTCTGCTCGACCCGGTTTGCCCGTCGCGGTCGATTTTCAAGACGTCGTTGCTCGATTTACACTCGACTCTGGAACCGAGTTCTTATTTGGACAAGACGTTCGTTCCTTGGCCGCGCGTCTGCCTTATCCTCAGGAGAAACCTCAGGACGATAGCGCATCGTTTGCGGTGGCGTTTGGACGTGCCCAAGATCTCTTGGCTGATCGCTTTTCATGGGCACATTTATGGCCATGGCTGGAGCTTTTCTGGAATCGTACAGAACAAGAAATGGAGGTCATTGATGCATACGTGACCCCGATCTTGAAGAGGAAATTGGAAGAAAAACACGACCTTGGCTTGCACGCTAAGTCCAAGACTGTGATGGATGGTAACCAATTGGAAGAGGCAGGCGATACTTTGCTGGATCATTTGGTCCAGTTAACCGATG ATATTTCTGTTATCAAAGACGAGCTCATTAATATCCTGGTAGCTGCTCGTGATACT ACCGCTGCAACCTTGACATTCGCCGTTTACATGCTGGCGGAACGACCCCAAATCATGGCTAAACTCCGTGAGGAGATCTTGAGTCGTTTAGGAACATCCAATTATCCTACCCCCGAGGACTTCAAGGAGATGAAGTATCTCAGGGCTGTACTAAACGAGACTCTTAG ATTGTTCCCAGCTGTACCAATGAATGAACGTACTGCCGTCAAGTCCACGGTTTTGCATTCTGGCGGAAAGAAGTACTATGTTCCAGCTGGAGCTAA TATGCCATATTCTGTAATACATATGCATCGACGCAAAGATCTCTGGGGT CCTGACGCCGAGGACTTTGACCCCGAACGGTGGCTGGATGAACGACTGAAAAAATACGTGACCCCAAACCCGTTCATTTTCCTGCCCTTCAATGCTGGTCCCCGAATT TGTCTTGGCCAACAATTTGCATACAA TGAAGCAtcgtacttcctttctcgcCTTCTGCAGCGTGTAGAGTCGATTGAGCTTGTTCCCGAGGCCTTTCCAGATGGTACTTTGCCACCGCCTGAGTGGAAGAACGGAGAGGGACGCGGGGTCTATGAGAAGGTGTGGCCAAAGAGTCATCTAACAATCTACTGCAAC GGTGGATTGTGGGTCAAGATGAAAGAAGTCGCCCAAGTTACAGAATAA